A single genomic interval of Colius striatus isolate bColStr4 chromosome 9, bColStr4.1.hap1, whole genome shotgun sequence harbors:
- the C1QTNF2 gene encoding complement C1q tumor necrosis factor-related protein 2, with protein sequence MISAVLLLWTVPCVANHILGGFAKGTLQEGAQLACSLPGPPGPPGPPGAPGTPGTIGRMGFPGKDGKDGNDGEKGEHGDEGPQGRTGNPGKPGPKGKAGAIGKAGPRGPKGLKGNPGKNGAPGKKGPKGNKGEAGMPGPCTCGASKAKSAFSVAVSKSYPRERLPIKFDRILMNEGGHYNASSGKFICSIPGIYYFTYDITLANKHLAIGLVHNGQYRIKTFDANTGNHDVASGSTILSLKEEDEVWLQIFYSEQNGLFYDPYWTDSLFTGFLIYPDQDYLNEI encoded by the exons ATGATCTCTGCTGTCCTCCTACTCTGGACGGTGCCCTGTGTGGCAAATCACATCCTGGGGGGCTTTGCCAAGGGCACACTGCAGGAAGGTGCCCAGCTGgcctgcagcctgccaggcCCCCCCGGGCCCCCTGGTCCCCCCGGCGCGCCTGGGACTCCAGGGACCATCGGCAGGATGGGCTTCCCCGGCAAAGATGGGAAGGACGGCAACGACGGGGAGAAAGGCGAGCATGGAGATGAAG GTCCTCAAGGCAGAACGGGAAATCCAGGCAAGCCAGGACCAAAGGGGAAAGCAGGAGCCATTGGCAAGGCAGGCCCACGGGGGCCCAAGGGCTTAAAGGGTAATCCTGGAAAAAATGGGGCACCCGGAAAGAAAGGGCCCAAAGGGAACAAGGGTGAGGCTGGGATGCCAGGACCCTGCACCTGTGGTGCCAGCAAAGCCAAATCTGCCTTCTCTGTAGCAGTCTCAAAGAGCTACCCAAGGGAAAGGCTGCCCATCAAATTTGACAGGATCTTGATGAACGAGGGAGGACATTACAATGCTTCCAGTGGGAAGTTTATATGCAGCATTCCAGGTATTTACTACTTCACTTATGATATCACTTTGGCCAACAAGCATTTGGCCATTGGCTTGGTGCACAACGGGCAGTACCGGATCAAGACTTTTGATGCCAACACTGGGAACCACGATGTTGCCTCTGGATCAACCATCCTTTCTCtgaaggaggaggatgaggttTGGCTGCAGATCTTTTACTCAGAACAAAACGGGCTCTTTTATGATCCCTACTGGACAGACAGCTTGTTTACTGGCTTCCTCATATATCCTGATCAAGATTATCTCAACGAAATATAG